Within the Drosophila miranda strain MSH22 chromosome Y unlocalized genomic scaffold, D.miranda_PacBio2.1 Contig_Y2_pilon, whole genome shotgun sequence genome, the region CTTCAGGCTCTAATCTTAACTCTTACTGCTAACTGCGTCGTTAATGTGGTGTAGTGGCGGTGTAACTAGCATTTCCATATTTTTGTAAAAGTCGAATGCATTCTCTTCAAAGTCTTGATGGGACAAAAATTGTATTAAATTATATATAGTAGTGATGATGATAACGCAGATGAACACAAACCCAACCCCATGAAGATGTCACAATAAACTTAAAACTTAATTTATCTACTCAacaatgaaatgaaaaattaTTTTCTTTAATTCTTATGAAGTGTTGTGTGGGTTAGGTCCTCCATGCGCTCGTCCAACATGATGCGAAACCAATCGGGAATGAAGGTATACTGGTTCCTGCCAAGATACGAAGGTTACGAGATCTCCCCCTGGCTAGCATCAAACTTCATCAGATACACGGTCTTGGGGCAGTCGACTACCGACATAAAGCCGCGAATCTGGTCCACCAGCCGCAGCAGGAAATTGACACAGACATTCGGTGACCAGGCTTTTTCCTGCGCAAACAAATTAAAGTGTTATTTCAATCGGAgtatattgtatatatgtactaaCGCAGTCCTTCCAAAGTTGGCGCACAGATAGCTTGTTAATGGTGTGCGCGATGGTGTCGCGGTTAACATTAGCAACGTAAATGTTTTCGATGCCCACCAGAACGCACTTGGACCCCCACTTGAGGGCGTCGCAACGGTTGTGCGTAGCCCATTCATCCACGCTCATACTGTCTAGGCGAAACTGCAGCTCCGTAAAGACATAATTTGAACTATCAGGCGAATAAGAGCAAATTTAAACCGATTTTAAATGTACATTCAAGGCCCCGTACTTACTTCCCGTCACTTCCTGTCCTAAAACCTTCGGCCAGAACTGGTGAATCGAAAATAAAACGTGTGGCATTTATGCTGAAGTAAAACACTCCGTTGTATTGTCCAGTCGGTTCCATTGGGTCGCATGGTTTCGGCATTGCATTTGCATtctctgaaaaaaaaaaaaaaaaaaatactaaatagTAATATTGGATGGGTAATCCAATGCCCTACCGGATAGGAAGTGCCTACGAAGCTTTGCGAGCCAATCAGCATTCAGTTCCTTCATGGGAGAAGTTTTTAGATCCTCAAGAACCACGGGGCTGATGTAAATCGTGTTTCGATACTTGGTCACGGCGAGGGTCCAGTTCTCCTTCATTTCGTAGGGAGTCCTCAAGATTAGTTCAAGAACTTCGGTGGTGCACACAATGTCGTAACTGACTTCCACCTCCAGTTTGGCACTTAGATGGGATGTCCCAGTGCTCTCCATGTACAATAGTATGTTGTCCAAGCCTGGCTGCGATAAGAGTAAACTTCGCGGAGGACTCGGCTCAGAGTCCCCCAGGTGCACTTGGaatttgttcatttttggaACGACTACGTAGCGCAAGCGATTTGCATTGTTCTCAAATATTCCATATGGCGATAAGCTGAAGCCCCCGTGAACCACTGGCTTAGAAAATTCTGGAAAGTCACATCGGTCCGCTTTGGTAATAACGTGAGgttttatatttaataataTTTCATCAGAAATCATCATGGATTCATCTGAAAACGCAAGATTTAATTTTCCTAAAATTGGTTTTGCGTTgcttaacaaaaaaaaatggcaGCGTTAAATACTATGCGCATACTTGCAAACATATTAATGTTTCTTCCAATACACAACTTTCGTTAATCGTTCAAGGTTGCAATGTGTTGTCTAAGCTGGCTTTTAACTTTTACAAATCACACCGGTTCAGCAATTATTTTGGAGGCTCTACTGTGCTTCCCACTCCCACTCACAACAATTTGGCGCAATGCCGGTTTTGGGGATGCCAAGCCTAAACAAACCGGAAGGTTGCCAGACTGCCGCACACAGATGTTCGCATTGAACTGTGTGGCAACCATTGCAAGGTGCGCTGCACGTGTTTCAAATTCGCGTGTGTTGCTTGTTCATTCCCGGGTCTGAGCTCTGAAATTAATTCGAAAGCAGTTAAAAGTAGCTCGAAAGAAATAACAGTATCCGAATACAGTTGACCGGCTACCAAGGCAATGGAGGTAAATGCCATCAAGCTACGATTTTGTGCACAGCGACTTCTGCAGTTGACTGCCAACGAGCCCCAAGACAATTTGTTTGTTCAAAATGTACAGAAGTTCATCAGAAAGAAGGTAAGTGTATGATCATATTTTAGAAATATGTGCCTCAAGACGTGGAACGTCTGTTCTGCAGTCTCAGCGAGCAACTTGCGTGTCCGGCCTACACCGTTCCCTTGGCAGTGAGCTTTGAGGAGCAACTGTTGCTGCTCCTTAGCATGGCCCTGCGATGGGACTCGGCTGGAGACGATATCCATCAATATCATAAGGAGTGCATCGCCCTGTCAAAGCTAATGGACATCTCTGTGGATGCGCAGAGGTAAGTAGAGGTCCCTGTATCGGATGACCAGTCTCAAAAGCACACATTCCCTCTGACACCCGTATAGGTTTGCAAAGTGCTACTTCCACAACAAGCCAGCACCGTTCGAGAAAAGCCAAAGTAATTCCAGCAGTGTCCCCAGCAAAAGGGCAAAGAACGCAAAGGCCAGCCAAAAGTTAGATGAACTGGAGCTCTTGAAATGTTGCTACCAGTTGCTGCGAAGTGACACGTCCTACTTCCGTGAGTTGTGGGACTGGTCCGGTTTCATTGCCACCTACTCGCACCTCGAGACCCCCAGCCCGATGATACAACTCTACTGCAACTACATCATGACCATGCTCACGAATATGAGCCCAACACAGCGGAATGCCCAAAATGCCAAGATATCCACAGAAGCACAGCTCCGATTTGAACGCGAGAAGGAGCAGTCATGGGCCGTAGCCAGGCAGGACGAGGGCTGCTGCTATTCTCCCGAAGACGAAACGCCTGAACAGATGCTGAGCCTGAGCCTCAACCAGAGTGTGACCAACATTGAGGGCGTACTCTTGCCGACATTCAACAAGAAGAATCAGGAATTCTATGCAAGCACTGACGGCTGCTACGATCGCATTGTAAAGGTGGATTCGACGGTTGTAAATCTGCGGAGCATTGCCCTCGGCGTCGCAGCGGCCAAGCCGATTTGCCTCTCCGGTCCTGTGGGCTGTGGCAAGACGACGCTTATTGAGTATCTGGCCCGCAAGACGGGACGCATTTGCCCCAAGCCCAAGGAGATTGACACTCGCGAAAAGGCGCTGCGGAAGGCTGAAGAGGAGGACAAATTGTTGacaccaaaaaaaggaaaaaaggggaaagaaaAGAAGCGGAAACTGGAGGAGGACCTTCCCATCGACCAGGCATTGCTGGATCTGGGTGAAATGTCGCAAAAGCATGGCTTTCTACGGATACAGCTGGGCGACCAGACCGACAGCAAAATGTTATTGGGCCAATATCGCTGCACAGATGTGCCTGGGGAATTCGTTTGGCTTCCTGGTGTCCTCACGCAGGTGAGAAGGAATTGATTAAACTGAACGAGGGTTCTATTTTATGAATGATTATTTGCACTTTTAGGATGTCATGCATGGCTACTGGCTGTTGCTGGAGGATCTGGATGCCGCCACCCAAGACACCTACACAATTCTGAGCAGTTTGCTGGAGAGGCCGTGCCTGAGCGTTCCCGGCTTTCGCGACTCTGTGAAGATTGAGCCAGGCTTTCAATTGTTTGTCACAGTGCGGTAAGAGTCCATGGAGCATTCCAAGCATCTTTATCCTATATTTTATCTCTGTTTTAAGAGCTACAAATCGGCCAGCAATTCGGGACAGAAATCGCTCTATTCGCTGCTGGATAAATATCTGTATACGATCAACGTTTTGCCGCTTTCCCGCAACGAGCTGTGCAAGGTGGCTGTTGCTGGAGGATCTGGATGCCGCCACCCAAGAAACCTACACAATTCTGAACAGTTTGCTGGAGAGGCAGTGCCTGAGCGTTCCCGGCTTTCGCGACTCTGTGAAGATTGAGCCAGGCTTTCAATTGTTTGTCACAGTGCGGTAAGAGTCCATGGAGCATTCAAAGCATCTTTATCCTAAACATTTTCTCTGTTTTAGGACCAACAAATCGGCCAGAAATTCGGGACAGAAATCGCTCTATTCGCTGCTGGATAAATATCTGTATACGATCAACGTTTTGCCGCTTTCCCGCAACGAGCTGTGCAAGGTGGTCAGCACCAACTATCCCAAGCTGGCGACCGTCGCCAATCGAGTGGTGGACGTGTTCCTTACCTTCTCCAGTGGCAATCACATGGCCGCCGACAATCTGCGTCAGCAGGATTCGAACGACAAGGCGGACAACACGGAGAAGTACGTGGCGCTGCCCTTTAAGCAGGCCACACTCTCATCCAGTCCGAACTCGGGCCGCCTGGTCTCAACCCGGGATCTGGTCAAGCTGTGCCAGCGTTCGAATGTCCAGTTCTCGGTGACCAGCGCCGAGTGTGCCTACTTTATGTTCCAGAATGCCGTCGATGTATTCTGTTCGTATCTGCCGCATAGTAGGGAGAAGATCACGCTGATCACGAGCATCGGCGCCAAGTTGGGCATCATTCGCTCCAGATGCGAGCATTTCGCTAATGAATACAAACCGGATGTGGATTTTGGACTGGAGATTATCAAGATCGGACGTGCCAGTCTCCTGGCCAAGTCCGAGCTGCTGTCCAATAATGAGAATGGGGAGCAGCTCTCAGAGCAAGACCTGAAGCGACAGAAACTAACCGAGCAGACCAGGAGGGCCATCGGCCAGACCAGCGTCAAGCGTGCCACCTTCTCGTTTACACGTCTCGCCAGCTGCATCTTGGAACGGATTGCCGTCTGTGTGAGCCACTCGGAGCCCGTGCTGCTGGTGGGGGAGACGGGTGTGGGCAAGACCTCCTCCGTGCAGTATCTGGCCGAGCGCACCGAACACAAGCTGGTCGTCGCGAACTTGAACAACCAGTCGGATGTCTCGGATCTCGTGGGCGGATTCAAGCCCGTCGAACTCAACTACGTGCACTTGCTCTGCGAGACCTTCAATGCCGAGAAGAACATGCAGTTCCTCCGGATCTTTGCCACGCATTACAACAGCGGCCGGCACAGTGTCATCATACGCACTATGATCAGCCTGTGCTATCAGGTGTTCAGGAACACGGATCTAACGAGCCACCAGATGGTGCCGCGTTGGCGCACGCTTTGCGAGAAGCTGCAGAAGCTGCAGACACAGCTGGACAAGAGCATTAACATTTCGTTTGCCTTCATACCCGGTTCCATGGTGAACTGCATCAGCAAAGGCGAATGGGTGCTGCTGGACGAGATCAATTTGGCATCGGCCGAGACCCTGGAATGCCTGTCGACCATCCTAGAGCCAGAGGGATCGGTTGTGCTGCTGGAGCGGGGCGATTTCGTGCCCGTCAAGCGGCATCCGGACTTTCGCATCTTCGCCTGCATGAACGCCAACACGGACATTGGCAAGAAGGATCTGTCCGTGGGCATACGCAATCGATTTACCGAATTCTTTGTGGACGAACTGACGACGGACGCGTACCTCAGTCTGCTGGTGAGTGACTATTTGGCCAACACGGGCATCCAGCGGAAGTCCGTGCACAGCATTGTCCAGCTCTACAAGTCACTGCTTCGCCTCTCCGAGCACCAGCTGAACGATGGCCTGTGCAATCGTCCCGTCTACTCTTTGCGCACCCTGTGCCGCAGTCTGCGCATCTGTGCTCGGAATCTGTGCGGCTCCATTGAGCGGAATCTGTACGAGAGCTTCTGCCTGAGTTTTCTCACCCAGCCGGAGTCGCATCatgtggtgctgctgctaaTTCGGAATGCCCTGCTGAGCAATGCCAAGGCCGTGCTTAGCAAGCAGCTGCCCCGATTGGGAGAGAACTATCTACAGTTCGAGGACTACTGGATACAGCTGGGGGGCCTGGAGCAGCAGTCCTGCTCCCACTACATCCTCACGGAGAGCGTCCAAAAGAATCTGCAAGATCTCACGCGCATCATATCGATTGGCAAGCTGCCCATCCTGCTCCAGGGACCCACCAGTGCCGGCAAGACTAGTCTTATCGACTACGTGGCCCGCCGAAGTGGCAATCGCTGTCTGCGCATCAACAACCACGAGCATACCGACCTTCAGGAGTACATTGGCACCTATGCGGCCGATCTGGAGGGCAAGCTCACTTTCCAGGAGGGTGTCCTCGTGCAGGCCATGCGTCAGGGTTACTGGATCATCTTGGACGAACTGAATCTGGCCTCCACCGACATTCTGGAAGCGCTCAATCGCGTGCTGGACGACAATCGAGAGCTTTACATTGCCGAGACGCAGACACTAGTGAAAGCACATCCGAATTTTATCAATCGCTATAAAGAAATTTACCGGTCTAGTACACGGCTGCATAGCACAGTTAGTCTAGTCGCAGCAGGCAGTTGCCGAGTCGAAAAATATATTTGCTTCAGATTGTAGTACTGACTAAACATGATTAAAATGCGGTGTCTGGCAGCTGCCATGCTAATTTTCGGCTACATTGCCACTACATCAGCCGCCGAGAGTGATGTCCTGGACCTGGGGACGACAACTTCGCATCCACACTGAAGCAGCAGGAGACGACATTGGTTATGTTCTATGCTCCCTGGtaagtgcgtgtgtgtggtgtgaggGGAGCGGGCGTGGCAGGTCGGGAGTGCGATTACCTTAATCAGCTTGTTGCGTCtgctttttaattaaattgcgCTGCGAAGAATCGAATTAAAAGTACACGTCAGCGTTAAGAAGAGGGTCGaacagaagaaaaaaaaaaatctgcGACTACAAAGTCGGTATCAGAGCGGCCATTTTAAGAGAGCTTCAACCAGCTAATGTGTCAATACAACTATCTCTTTGTTCGCATATGAGTGTGAGTAGATTATTAGGAGAAAACTTCAAAGCTATCATTTCCAGATACGAGTGCATACGGTTTTTGTATGTGGGCTTGCCGGCCGGTGGCCGATTTCCATCTCCCCGGAGAGCAGTGAAAGAGTTTTTAAATTACATTTAATCCCCGCATCGTTGGGCTTATCAGCTCTGGAACATAAGCAGTTTAATTAGACGTTGTTAGCAATAAGAGTGCATGATAAGGCAACCCAACTGATAAGTATACGCACCCCATGCTATAATTACAAACTATTCGACTTTTTGGGTAACATGTCTTCCTGTTGTCGTGATAAAAATGATGAACTACTAGCTAAATTTGTTCGAGAAAAGACTGGGACGTGTCCTAATAGACTTTTTCTGTTCTTATAGGTGCGGCCACTGCAAGCGCCTCAAGCCTGAGTATGCCAAGGCGGCTGAGCTCGTCAAGGATGATGATCCACCAATTAAGCTGGCCAAGGTTGACTCCGAGGCTGGCAAGGAGACCTGCAGCAAGTACTCAGTGAGCGGCTATCCCACACTGAAAATATTCCGTCAGGATGAAGTTTCGCAGGACTACAGCGGACCACGTGAGGCCATCGGCATTGCGAAATACATGCGCGCTCAAGTTGGACCTGCCTCTAAGAATGTGCGCTCTGTGGAGGAGCTCGCCAAGTTCCTGGACACCAAGGAGACCTCAATCTTTGGTAGCTTTGAAGACATTGACTCCAAGCTGGCGAAGATCTTCCTCAAGTTTGCCGACAAGAACCGCGAGAAGTATCGCTTTGGCCACAGCAGCGACGAGGAGGTGTTGAAGAAGAATGGTGAAACGTAAATGATGCCATGTCAAGACTGCAAATGCGTTTATTATACTTTATATAATTTGTTACGCCTCCGGAAATAAAAAATAGCTTTTAAGTTTTGTCCCTTGTCACAAATAACCAAAGTATTCGATGGCTCTTGTCTTCCGTACAGCGATAAGATTTGGGTGATCCGTGCTCCACATTTGAGCAACAAGTTTGAGGCTTCCACAGTCAAGTTTGAGGGAAGCGCTGAGTCCGACCTGACCACCTTCATCAAGGAGAATTAGTAAGTGATCTCTTTTCTATATCCTCCCCCAAGCACACTCTTAATTTACGTTCGTTCAATCTCTGCAGCCATGGCTTGGTTGGTCATCGTACCCAGGACACTTCGCGGGACTTCCAGAACCCCCTGATCACCGCCTACTACAGCGTCGACTACCAGAAGAATCCCAAGGGCACCAACTACTGGCGCAACCGTGTCCTCAAGGTGGCCAAGGAATTTGCCGGCCAAATTAGCTTTGCCATCAGCTCCAAGGACGACTTCCAGCACGAATTGAACGAATACGGCTACGATTTTGTTGGTGACAAGCCCATCGTTTTGGCCCGTGATGCCAAGAATCTCAAGTACTCTCTGAAGGACGAGTTCTGCGTGGAGAACCTACAAGATTTTGTTGAGAAGCTGCTGGCCGACGAACTGGAGCCATATGTCAAGAGCGAGCCCGTCCCAGAGTCGAACGATACTCCGGTCAAGGTGGCTGTAGCTAAGAACTTTGACGATCTGCTGATCAACAACGGCAAGGACACGCTCATTGAGTTCTACGCCCCATGGTGCGGCCACTGCAAGAAGCTCCCATCTACGAGGAGCTGGCCGAGAAACTGCAAGACGAGGATGTGGTCATTTTCAAAATGGATGCCACGGCCAACGATGTGCCACCAGAGTTCAATGTGCGTGGATTCCCCACACTCTACTGGCTCCCCAAGGACTCGAAGAATAAGCCCGTAAGCTACAACGGGGGTCGCGAGGTCGATGATTTCATCAAATACATTGCCAAGGAGGCGACCACAGAACTGAAGAGCTTCGACCGTGACGGAAGGCCCAAGAAGACCGAGCTCTAAGCTCCAGGCTCTAATCTTAACTCTTACTGCTAACTGCGTCGTTAATGTGGTGTAGTGGCGGTGTAACTAGCATTTCCATATTTTTGTAAAAGTCGAATGCATTCTCTTCAAAGTCTTGATGGGACAAAAATTGTATTAAATTATATATAGTAGTGATGATGATAACGCAGATGAACACAAACCCAACCCCATGAAGATGTCACAATAAACTTAAAACTTAATTTATCTACTCAacaatgaaatgaaaaattaTTTTCTTTAATTCTTATGAAGTGTTGTGTGGGTTAGGTCCTCCATGCGCTCGTCCAACATGATGCGAAACCAATCGGGAATGAAGGTATACTGGTTCCTGCCAAGATACGAAGTGTACGAGATCTCCCCCTGGCTAGCATCAAACTTCATCAGATACACGGTCTTGGGGCAGTCGACTACCGACATAAAGCCGCGAATCTGGTCCACCAGCCGCAGCAGGAAATTGACACAGACATTCGGTGACCAGGCTTTTTCCTGCGCAAACAAATTAAAGTGTTATTTCAATCGGAgtatattgtatatatgtactaaCGCAGTCCTTCCAAAGTTGGCGCACAGATAGCTTGTTAATGGTGTGCGCGATGGTGTCGCGGTTAACATTAGCAACGTAAATGTTTTCGATGCCCACCAGAACGCACTTGGACCACCACTTGAGGGCGTCGCAACGGTTGTGCGTAGCCCATTCATCCACGCTCATACTGTCTAGGCGAAACTGCAGCTCCGTAAAGACATAATTTGAACTATCAGGCGAATAAGAGCAAATTTAAACCGATTTTAAATGTACATTCAAGGCCCCGTACTTACTTCCCGTCACTTCCTGTCCTAAAACCTTCGGCCAGAACTGGTGAATCGAAAATAAAACGTGTGGCATTTATGCTGAAGTAAAACACTCCGTTGTATTGTCCAGTCGGTTCCATTGGGTCGCATGGTTTCGGCATTGCATTTGCATtctctgaaaaaaaaaacaaaaaaaatactaaatagTAATATTGGATGGGTAATCCAATGCCCTACCGGATAGGAAGTGCCTACGAAGCTTTGCGAGCCAATCAGCATTCAGTTCCTTCATGGGAGAAGTTTTTAGATCCTCAAGAACCACGGGGCTGATGTAAATCGTGTTTCGATACTTGGTCACGGCGAGGGTCCAGTTCTCCTTCATTTCGTAGGGAGTCCTCAAGATTAGTTCAATAACTTCGGTGGTGCACACAATGTCGTAACTGACTTCCACCTCCAGTTTGGCACTTAGATGGGATGTCCCAGTGCTCTCCATGTACAATAGTATGTTGTCCAAGCCTGGCTGCGATAAGAGTAAACTTCGCGGAGGACTCGGCTCAGAGTCCCCCAGGTGCACTTGGaatttgttcatttttggaACGACTACGTAGCGCAAGCGATTTGCATTGTTCTCAAATATTCCATATGGCGATAAGCTGAAGCCCCCGTGAACCACTGGCTTAGAAAATTCTGGAAAGTCACATCGGTCCGCTTTGGTAATAACGTGAGgttttatatttaataataTTTCATCAGAAATCATCATGGATTCATCTGAAAACGCAAGATTTAATTTTCCTAAAATTGGTTTTGCGTTgcttaacaaaaaaaaatggcaGCGTTAAATACTATGCGCATACTTGCAAACATATTAATGTTTCTTCCAATACACAACTTTCGTTAATCGTTCAAGGTTGCAATGTGTTGTCTAAGCTGGCTTTTAACTTTTACAAATCACACCGGTTCAGCAATTATTTTGGAGGCTCTACTGTGCTTCCCACTCCCACTCACAACAATTTGGCGCAATGCCGGTTTTGGGGATGCCAAGCCTAAACAAACCGGAAGGTTGCCAGACTGCCGCACACAGATGTTCGCATTGAACTGTGTGGCAACCATTGCAAGGTGCGCTGCACGTGTTTCAAATTCGCGTGTGTTGCTTGTTCATTCCCGGGTCTGAGCTCTGAAATTAATTCGAAAGCAGTTAAAAGTAGCTCGAAAGAAATAACAGTATCCGAATACAGTTGACCGGCTACCAAGGCAATGGAGGTAAATGCCATCAAGCTACGATTTTGTGCACAGCGACTTCTGCAGTTGACTGCCAACGAGCCCCAAGACAATTTGTTTGTTCAAAATGTACAGAAGTTCATCAGAAAGAAGGTAAGTGTATGATCATATTTTAGAAATATGTGCCTCAAGACGTGGAACGTCTGTTCTGCAGTCTCAGCGAGCAACTTGCGTGTCCGGCCTACACCGTTCCCTTGGCAGTGAGCTTTGAGGAGCAACTGTTGCTGCTCCTTAGCATGGCCCTGCGATGGGACTCGGCTGGAGACGATATCCATCAATATCATAAGGAGTGCATCGCCCTGTCAAAGCTAATGGACATCTCTGTGGATGCGCAGAGGTAAGTAGAGGTCCCTGTATCGGATGACCAGTCTCAAAAGCACACATTCCCTCTGACACCCGTATAGGTTTGCAAAGAGCTACTTCCACAACAGGCCAGCACCGTTCGAGAAAAGCCAAAGTAATTCCAGCAGTGTCCCCAGCAAAAGGGCAAAGAACGCAAAGGCCAGCCAAAAGTTAGATGAACTGGAGCTCTTGAAATGTTGCTACCAGTTGCTGCGAAGTGACACGTCCTACTTCCGTCAATTGTGGGACTGGTCCGGCTTCATTGCCACCTACTCGCACCTCGAGACCCCCTGCCCGATGATACAGCTCTACTGCAACTACATCATGGCCATGCTCACGAATATGAGCCCAACACAGCGGAATGCCCAAAATGCCAAGATATCCACAGAAGCACAGCTCCGATTTGAACGCGAGAAGGAACAGTCATGGGCCGTAGCCAGGCAGGCCGAGGGCTGCTGCTATTCTCCCGAAGACGAAACGCCTGAACAGATGCTGAGCCTGAGCCTCAACCAGAGTGTGACCAACATTGAGGGCGTACTCTTGCCGACATTCAACAATAAGAATCAGGAATGCTATGCAAGCACTGACGGCGGCTACGGTCGCATTGTAAAGGTGGATTCGACGGTTGTAAATCTGCGGAGCATTGCCCTCGGCGTCGCAGCGGCCAAGCCGATTTGCCTCTCCGGTCCTGTGGGCTGTGGCAAGACGACGCTTATTGAGTATCTGGCCCGCAAGACGGGACACATTTGCCCCAAGCCCAAGGAGATTGACACTCGCGAAAAGGCGCTGCGAAAGGCTGAAGAGGAGGACAAATTGTTGacaccaaaaaaaggaaaaaaggggaaagaaaAGAAGCGGAAACTGGAGGAGGACCTTCCCATCGACCAGGCATTGCTGGATCTGGGTGAAATGTCGCAAAAGCATGGCTTTCTACGGATACAGCTGGGCGACCAGACCGACAGCAAAATGCAATTGGGCCAATATCGCTGCACAGATGTGCCTGGGGAATTCGTTTGGCTTCCTGGTGTCCTCACGCAGGTGAGAAGGAATTGATTAAACTGAACGAGGGTTCTATTATATGAATGATTATTTGCACTTTTAGGCTGTCATGCATGGCTACTGGCTGTTGCTGGAGGATCTGGATGCCGCCACCCAAGACACCTACACAATTCTGAGCAGTTTGCTGGAGAGGCAGTGCCTGAGCGTTCCCGGCTTTCGCGACTCTGTGCAGATTGAGCCAGGCTTTCAATTGTTTGTCACAGTGCGGTAAGAGTCCATGGAGCATTCAAAACATCTTTATCCTAAACATTTTCTCTGTTTTAGGACCAACAAATCGGCCAGCAATTCGGGACAGAAATCGCTCTATTCGCTGCTGGATAAATATCTGTATACGATCAACGTTTTGCCGCTTTCCCGCAACGAGCTGTGCAAGGTGGTCAGCACCAACTATCCCAAGCTGGCGACCGTCGCCAATCGAGTGGTGGACGTGTTTCTTACCTTCTCCAGTGGCAATCACATGGCCGCCGACAATCTGCGTCAGCAGGATTCGAACGACAAGGCGGACAACACGGAGAAGTACGTGGCGCTGCCCTTTAAGCAGGTCACACTCTCATCCAGTCCGAACTCGGGCCGCCTGGTCTCGACCCGGGATCTGGTCAAGCTGGGCCAGCGTTCGAATGCCCAGTTCTCGGTGACCAGCGCCGAGTGTGCCTACTTTATGTTCCAGAATGCCGTCGATGTATTCTGTTCGTATCTGCCGCATAGTAGGGAGAAGATCACGCTGATCACGAGCATCGGCGCCAAGTTGGGCATCATTCGCTCCAGATGCGAGCATTTCGCTAATGAATACAAACCTGATGTGGATTTTGGACTGGAGATTATCAAGATCGGACGTGCCAGTCTCCTGGCCAAGTCCGAGCTGCTGTCCAATAATGAGAATGGGGAGCAGCTCTCAGAGCAAGACCTGAAGCGACAGAAACTAACCGAGCAGACCAGGAGGGCCATCGGCCAGACCAGCGTCAAGCGTGCCACCTTCTCGTTTACACGTCTCGCCAGCTGCATCTTGGAACGGATTGCCGTCTGTGTGAGCCACTCGGAGCCCGTGCTGCTGGTGGGGGAGACGGGTGTGGGCAAGACCTCCTCCGTGCAGTATCTGGCCGAGCGCACCGAACACAAGCTGGTCGTCGTGAACATGAACAACCAGTCGGATGTCTCGGATCTCGTGGGCGGATTCAAGCCCGTCGAACTCAACTACGTGCACTTGCTCTGCGAGACCTTCAATGCCGAGAAGAACATGCAGTTCCTCCGGATCTTTGCCACGCATTACAACAGCGGCCGGCACAGTGTCATCATACGCACTATGATCAGCCTGTGCCATCAGGTGTTCAGGAACACGGATCTAAAGAGCCACCAGATGGTGCCGCGTTGGCGCACGCTTTGCGAGAAGCTGCAGAAGCTGCAGACACAGCTGGACAAGAGCATTAACATTTCGTTTGCCTTCATACCCGGTTCCCTGGTGAACTGCATCAGCAAAGGCTGCTGGACGATAAGCTATCGTCTTATCGGCGATAAGCTG harbors:
- the LOC117193842 gene encoding midasin-like; this translates as MYRSSSERSLSEQLACPAYTVPLAVSFEEQLLLLLSMALRWDSAGDDIHQYHKECIALSKLMDISVDAQRFAKSYFHNRPAPFEKSQSNSSSVPSKRAKNAKASQKLDELELLKCCYQLLRSDTSYFRQLWDWSGFIATYSHLETPCPMIQLYCNYIMAMLTNMSPTQRNAQNAKISTEAQLRFEREKEQSWAVARQAEGCCYSPEDETPEQMLSLSLNQSVTNIEGVLLPTFNNKNQECYASTDGGYGRIVKVDSTVVNLRSIALGVAAAKPICLSGPVGCGKTTLIEYLARKTGHICPKPKEIDTREKALRKAEEEDKLLTPKKGKKGKEKKRKLEEDLPIDQALLDLGEMSQKHGFLRIQLGDQTDSKMQLGQYRCTDVPGEFVWLPGVLTQAVMHGYWLLLEDLDAATQDTYTILSSLLERQCLSVPGFRDSVQIEPGFQLFVTVRTNKSASNSGQKSLYSLLDKYLYTINVLPLSRNELCKVVSTNYPKLATVANRVVDVFLTFSSGNHMAADNLRQQDSNDKADNTEKYVALPFKQVTLSSSPNSGRLVSTRDLVKLGQRSNAQFSVTSAECAYFMFQNAVDVFCSYLPHSREKITLITSIGAKLGIIRSRCEHFANEYKPDVDFGLEIIKIGRASLLAKSELLSNNENGEQLSEQDLKRQKLTEQTRRAIGQTSVKRATFSFTRLASCILERIAVCVSHSEPVLLVGETGVGKTSSVQYLAERTEHKLVVVNMNNQSDVSDLVGGFKPVELNYVHLLCETFNAEKNMQFLRIFATHYNSGRHSVIIRTMISLCHQVFRNTDLKSHQMVPRWRTLCEKLQKLQTQLDKSINISFAFIPAEAP